The Acidobacteriota bacterium sequence ATAAAGATATTAATTTCAGTGTATACATTTAAATTGATTGGTTTCCGTCTTTAACATATTGATATTGCTGGAAAAAAATTGTGTAGCCACACATTTGCAAGGTTTTCTTAATAAAGTCACGCTAGGTTATTTTTGATATACACGTTGCCCTTGCCATCAGAGATTAAAATAACAGTAGGGATTGCATCGTTCTCTTTTTTAGCAATCTCAAATGACTTATAAAGTGCAGGTGTGAGCGGTGTTCTACCCCCTGTGGGAAGATTTTCCAAGGAGTGTTCTACCTTAATAAAATCTGATGTGGGTGGTACCAAAACCTGAGCATCATTGCCCCGAAATGTCAAAAGGGCAACCCTGTTTTTCTTTTCATAAGATTGCTTGAGCAAGAGCCACGCAAGTGTCTTAGCGAACCTTATCTTTCTTTCTATTCTCATGGAAGACGATGAGTCAAGTAGAATAATGTAGAGCGCCTCACCCTTGCTTACCCTTACTTTCTCCATGAGATGCTCCGGTAAGACTTCTAACTTCCCAGTTTCTCTAATAGTCTTTCTCAAAGTGGCATCGATTGCTATGCTTTTTGGATTTTCGCTTTCCCTTGCTCTGACGCATAATCCTTTTTTCCCCTCTATTTTTGGAAAATCCCTTCCCTGCCCAGAACTAGTTGCGTCAAATTTTAATATGTCTCTCTTTTTCTCAGCGTCTTTTTCAAAATCAGATACTTCCTCTTTTGTCCTTCCCTGTAAAATGGTCTCTATCGTTTCTCTTGTTGGCGTTGCTCCTTTTTCAAATGGTTTCTGTCGCATCCTATGAGAAAGCGCTAATAGAGCAGCTTCTTTGATATCATCTTCTGTTACATAATTTCTTCCGCTTAATCCCACAAGTGCTTTTGCGGTCTTTTCCATTACAATATCTGCACGATGTGTTTTAATTCCGAGAGATGTCGTTATTTCAACAATCTTCTCGACCATGTTCTGGGAAATATTGATTTGTGGGATTAGCTGGGCATTAACTATGTGCTTCCTTAATGTTTCCTTCTCATCATTGAATTTTTCCTCAAATTTCCATGGATCAGAATCAAACATCCTGCGGTATTCCATCACCTTGAGCCTATCCTCTTTTGAAGATAATGCATTTACTTCCACACATAGCCCGAAGCGATCCAATATCTGTGGTCTCAGTTCGCCCTCCTCTGGATTCATTGTACCAATGAGGATAAAACGTGCTGGGTGATAAAGAGATATACCTTCCCTTTCTACAATATTGACTCCCATGGCGGCAGCGTCCAAAAGAATATTAACAAGATGATCATCAAGTAAATTTACTTCATCAATGTAGAGTATATTTCTGTTGGCTCTCGCTAAAATGCCCGGCTCTAATGCCTTTATGCCTTCTTTGAGTGCTCGTTTGATGTCAATTGCTCCAACCACCATATCTTCTGTTGCAGATAAAGGCATATCAACAATTTCCATCTTCCTTTCAACCCATGGTAGATTTCCATCCCTTTCGTATCGCTCCTGACAAGATTTGCACATCAGTTTTAAATCCTCAGGATGACAGTTGAAAGGACAATCTTTAACAACCCTTATTTGTGGTAACAGATCCGCTAATGCACGCACAGCAGTAGATTTTCCAGTACCTTTGTCTCCTTTAATTAAAACACCACCGATACTCGGGTCTATAGCATTAATTAGCAATGCTTTTTTCATCAGGTCTTGGCCAACTATTGCAGTAAATGGGAACATTACGAATTTGTGGTGCATATTTAATCTCCTTTAATCTCCGTATTACTTTTTTATTTTTCGTGTTACCCTTAAAGAACATCAACCTAAAAAACTTTCTCATAAACCGCCGAGCCCAATGTCATATAACTTGTTCATAGACGAACTGGTTCGTTTATACTCCCAAAATAGGAGGATAGACGAATTATTTCGTTTATACCAACTCTAGCGGAATAACCAGAAAATCCTTTATTCCTGACGATTTTTGTCACTTATCACCTACTTTTTCAGATTTAAGTTGTCTAATGGGCTCCTTATTCTTCTTATGCTTTTTGTACTGACATGAGTGTAAATTTCTGTCGTCTTGCTGTTTTTGTGTCCAAGTATTTCCTGAATATATCTTAAATCAGTCCCGCTCTCTAGTAAATGGGTGGCAAAGCTATGTCTTAAGGTATGCACTGAAATATCTTTCTTTATTCCAGCCTTTTCACAAGCATGCTCTAATATCTTCTGAACCGCTCTTATTGAAATATGCCTATCCACCTTCGCACCCTCAAATAACCACTTTTGAGGTCTGTATTCTTTCCAGTATTCTCTTAAAGTCTGTAACGCCGTTTCCGAAAGCATTGCATATCTGTCTTTTCGTCCCTTTGAACCTTTAATATGTATTAGCATTCTTTCACTATCAATGTCTTCCATTTTTAATTTTACCACTTCTCCTACTCTTAATCCAGCAGAATAGACGAGCATCAGGATTACTTTGTGCTTGATGTTATCTACTGATAATAGGATTTCTGCAACCTCTTCTTTGTTTAAAACTATTGGCAGTTTTTTATCTTTACGTGGTCTCTTAATTTCGTATGGAAATTTTTTCTTGAGCATTGTGCCATAATAAAATTTCAGAGCATTAATTGCTTGGTTCAGTGTAGAGGTTGCTGCTTCTTTTTCTTCTACAAGATAAACAAGATAGTCTTTTATTTCTTTATCAGTGATGTCAGAGAGTTTCTTGCCAGTAAAGGCAAGAAAATCTCTATTGTAATAGATGTAAGCTTTTACTGTCTTATAACTGTATTTCCTTGATACAAGTTCTCTTCTTAATTCTTCAAAGTTGTATAATGAGTTTGGAATAGTGGCTAGCTTGCTTACTGGAGAGAGTTTAACTTGTAATTCAGGGTCTAAATAAATTTTTTCACACTCGAAAACTTTTAAAATCTTTTCTAAAGTTCCATCTGAATTTGGAAAGCTCCAATGCTTTTCCTCTGGATGCCATCTATATCCTTGAATGGTTTTGACTTTCTCTATCAAAAAGGGATTATAAGGAAGGACTAAAGCGATTCTTTTTTGAAGCGGAAAAATTCTGAGAACTGATTCCTTCTTTTCTTCGCCTTTCCTCATGTTTTTTTTAATCCTTTAATTTAAACTAATACCTTTTTCTCTCACTGTCAAGTACAGGTCGAATGTTAGCCGAATGTTGTGCCATCAGTCTTATTTATCCCGCTTGAGCCTGAGCAAAACCAGAAACAGCGCAGAACCGATTACAAGCATGTTCCCAAAAAGCGCCACAGGATCTTGAGGAATCCGAAACTGCAAGTTAAGGATTGCGTCTCCTAAGGATCTGGCTCGAACCGCAACAAGGCTGATCCCAAAAAAGATCCCCCCGAAACCAGCCCACATCAACCAACTTTGCTTCATCTTCATGCTTGATTTCCTCCATACAGAAAATAGCTATTTTTCAGGTATTACTTTTTTATAATAAGTCCTTAGTAATTTCTAATTTTTCCATTGTTTTCAAATTATACAAAATTTTTCATGGAAAGCAAATGAAAGATTGGAGGTCTAAATGGAAGAAAATTCAACTATCTTGACTTAAAAAGGCTGTTAAGATATTGTTAATTCTAAAATAATTTTAATACTTCAAAATAACATAAAGGAGATCCAAAATGATTGGAATCATAGGATATGGGTCATATTTGCCAAGATTAAGAATTAAAACAGAAACAATTGCAAAACAATGGGGAGCTGACCCTGAATCAATTCAAAGAGGCCTCCTTCTTTATGAAAAAACAGTACCAAATCATGATGAAGATACAATTACAATCTCAGTAGAAGCTTCAAAAAATGCCTTAAAAAGGGCTGAAATCGACCCTAAAGAAATAGGAGCAGTTTACATTGGTTCTGAATCCCATCCCT is a genomic window containing:
- a CDS encoding VWA domain-containing protein codes for the protein MHHKFVMFPFTAIVGQDLMKKALLINAIDPSIGGVLIKGDKGTGKSTAVRALADLLPQIRVVKDCPFNCHPEDLKLMCKSCQERYERDGNLPWVERKMEIVDMPLSATEDMVVGAIDIKRALKEGIKALEPGILARANRNILYIDEVNLLDDHLVNILLDAAAMGVNIVEREGISLYHPARFILIGTMNPEEGELRPQILDRFGLCVEVNALSSKEDRLKVMEYRRMFDSDPWKFEEKFNDEKETLRKHIVNAQLIPQINISQNMVEKIVEITTSLGIKTHRADIVMEKTAKALVGLSGRNYVTEDDIKEAALLALSHRMRQKPFEKGATPTRETIETILQGRTKEEVSDFEKDAEKKRDILKFDATSSGQGRDFPKIEGKKGLCVRARESENPKSIAIDATLRKTIRETGKLEVLPEHLMEKVRVSKGEALYIILLDSSSSMRIERKIRFAKTLAWLLLKQSYEKKNRVALLTFRGNDAQVLVPPTSDFIKVEHSLENLPTGGRTPLTPALYKSFEIAKKENDAIPTVILISDGKGNVYIKNNLA
- the xerA gene encoding site-specific tyrosine recombinase/integron integrase, yielding MRKGEEKKESVLRIFPLQKRIALVLPYNPFLIEKVKTIQGYRWHPEEKHWSFPNSDGTLEKILKVFECEKIYLDPELQVKLSPVSKLATIPNSLYNFEELRRELVSRKYSYKTVKAYIYYNRDFLAFTGKKLSDITDKEIKDYLVYLVEEKEAATSTLNQAINALKFYYGTMLKKKFPYEIKRPRKDKKLPIVLNKEEVAEILLSVDNIKHKVILMLVYSAGLRVGEVVKLKMEDIDSERMLIHIKGSKGRKDRYAMLSETALQTLREYWKEYRPQKWLFEGAKVDRHISIRAVQKILEHACEKAGIKKDISVHTLRHSFATHLLESGTDLRYIQEILGHKNSKTTEIYTHVSTKSIRRIRSPLDNLNLKK